The Planctomycetota bacterium genome window below encodes:
- a CDS encoding c-type cytochrome → MMPNNRLLCGVSVAIVVAGAVALMAQQPTSTPAGSNELRLPATAPADAPKTMLTRDGFTMDLIAAEPLLTDPVAMAYDENGRAWVVEMNDYPYADKKNDRPYQDHSHDPPLGRVRILEDTDGDGRFDKSHVLAEELSWASGIALYDGGAFVAATPDLWYVKDTNGDGRADIRRKVFTGFRKLNVQAIINNLQWGLDNRIYGAGASNGGVIENLAASSGGKGAKPATLARNDFAFDPRQLEIGLLSGGARFGNAFDDDGNRFICNIRNPAQHVVLPARYLARNPYLPLASAVQDVAAGGDTVKVYRRSPPEPWRVINAERLAAAGNVRTPRSESAAVGYVTSAAGVTVYRGTAYPPQYYGNLFIGEVAGNLIHREILAPVGPTFVSHRAPREQEVEFVASTDNWFRPVNFINAPDGTLHVLDMYRETIEHPWSIPDDLKDQLDLRSGADRGRLYRLSPPGFKAPPPPKLGKARVAELVDQLANPNSWWRETAQRLLFERQDMTAVPLLRQLLQESSSPLARLHALYTLVGLNALERDDLVRTLKDPAPGVREHAVRLAEPRLRNDPRLLEKVLTLTDDESACVRFQVALSLGGVEAPGVAEALVDIMQIDMGDVWIRSAVLSSRPAMAGTLLTELWDDAAWRRHPAAAAVARDLAFVVGAMRDESHAREFLAMLGKVELSGDQQTLRIAALVGLGQGAKRSRVALTTWTKESGAQQAVSETLAAAAALARNAQASAETRELALAALALAPLAEYRDVYAELLGSRQTAAVQLAAVKTLAGFDSPEVPPLLMANWASYTPTMRSEIVEALLTRPGFLDPLLSAIESGGVPRSYVSAPRQKLLREHKDPAVRSRAEKLFDAARAGGRQPIIAKYEPALKLSGDATRGLTVYQRECAQCHRWRERGFDVGPNLATIQHRSPSELLVAMLDPNREVGPNFVQYIAQLDDGRAVTGLIASETPTSITLKRQENQQETVLRQDIDELGSTGASLMPEGLENKLTPQDVADVIALLRGR, encoded by the coding sequence ATGATGCCGAACAATCGCTTATTGTGCGGCGTCAGTGTCGCGATCGTCGTCGCCGGCGCGGTCGCGCTCATGGCGCAGCAGCCCACGTCCACGCCCGCCGGCTCGAACGAGCTACGCTTGCCGGCCACCGCGCCGGCCGATGCGCCCAAGACAATGCTCACTCGCGACGGCTTTACAATGGACCTGATCGCGGCCGAGCCGCTGCTGACCGATCCGGTGGCGATGGCTTATGACGAAAATGGTCGCGCCTGGGTCGTCGAGATGAACGACTACCCGTACGCCGACAAGAAAAACGATCGCCCCTACCAGGACCATTCGCACGACCCGCCGCTCGGTCGCGTGCGCATCCTCGAAGACACCGACGGCGACGGCCGGTTCGACAAGAGTCACGTCCTGGCCGAAGAGCTTTCCTGGGCCTCGGGCATCGCCCTGTACGACGGGGGCGCGTTCGTGGCGGCCACGCCCGACCTGTGGTACGTGAAGGACACCAATGGGGACGGCCGGGCCGACATTCGCCGCAAGGTGTTCACCGGTTTTCGCAAGCTGAACGTCCAGGCGATTATCAACAACCTGCAGTGGGGGCTCGACAATCGCATTTACGGCGCCGGGGCGAGCAACGGCGGCGTGATCGAAAACCTGGCCGCTTCGAGCGGCGGCAAAGGGGCGAAGCCTGCCACCCTCGCCCGCAATGACTTTGCCTTCGACCCGCGGCAACTCGAAATCGGCCTGCTCAGCGGCGGCGCGCGGTTTGGCAACGCCTTCGACGACGATGGCAATCGGTTCATCTGCAACATTCGCAATCCGGCGCAACATGTCGTCCTGCCGGCCCGATATCTGGCCCGCAACCCGTATTTGCCGCTGGCTTCGGCGGTGCAGGACGTGGCCGCCGGTGGCGACACGGTGAAGGTTTATCGCCGCAGCCCGCCGGAACCGTGGCGGGTGATCAATGCCGAGCGGTTGGCCGCGGCGGGCAATGTGCGCACGCCGCGCAGCGAGAGCGCCGCGGTCGGCTACGTGACCTCGGCGGCCGGTGTGACGGTCTATCGGGGGACCGCTTACCCGCCGCAATACTATGGCAATTTGTTTATCGGCGAAGTGGCCGGCAACTTGATCCATCGCGAAATCCTCGCGCCGGTCGGGCCGACGTTCGTGTCGCATCGCGCGCCGCGCGAACAGGAAGTCGAGTTCGTCGCCTCGACCGACAACTGGTTCCGCCCGGTCAATTTCATCAACGCGCCGGACGGCACCCTGCACGTGCTGGACATGTATCGCGAGACGATCGAGCATCCTTGGTCGATCCCGGATGACTTGAAGGATCAGCTCGACCTGCGCAGCGGCGCCGATCGTGGCCGGCTCTATCGGTTGAGCCCGCCGGGGTTCAAGGCCCCGCCGCCGCCGAAGCTGGGCAAGGCTCGCGTGGCCGAGCTAGTAGATCAGTTGGCCAACCCGAACAGTTGGTGGCGCGAGACGGCCCAGCGGTTGTTGTTCGAGCGGCAGGACATGACCGCCGTGCCGCTGTTGCGTCAATTACTGCAAGAATCGTCGTCGCCGCTGGCTCGATTGCACGCGCTATACACCCTGGTCGGGTTGAATGCGCTCGAACGTGATGATTTGGTCCGGACGCTCAAGGATCCAGCTCCTGGCGTGCGCGAACATGCGGTGCGCCTGGCCGAGCCACGATTGCGCAACGACCCGCGCCTGCTCGAGAAGGTGTTGACGCTGACCGACGACGAAAGCGCATGCGTTCGTTTTCAGGTCGCCCTGTCGCTGGGGGGAGTCGAAGCACCCGGGGTCGCCGAAGCGCTGGTCGACATCATGCAAATCGACATGGGAGACGTGTGGATTCGCTCAGCAGTCCTCAGCTCGCGTCCCGCGATGGCCGGCACGTTGCTGACCGAATTGTGGGACGATGCCGCGTGGCGGCGTCACCCGGCGGCGGCGGCCGTGGCCCGCGACCTGGCGTTCGTGGTCGGGGCCATGCGCGACGAATCGCACGCCCGCGAGTTCCTGGCAATGCTCGGCAAGGTCGAACTTTCGGGCGATCAGCAGACATTGCGGATTGCGGCCCTGGTCGGCTTGGGACAAGGGGCGAAACGCAGTCGCGTGGCGCTGACCACTTGGACCAAAGAATCCGGCGCGCAGCAGGCCGTGAGCGAGACGCTGGCTGCGGCGGCAGCCTTGGCGCGCAACGCACAAGCCAGCGCCGAGACGCGCGAGTTGGCGCTCGCGGCCCTGGCGCTCGCGCCCCTGGCCGAGTACCGAGACGTCTATGCCGAGTTGCTCGGCTCGCGTCAGACCGCTGCCGTGCAATTGGCTGCTGTGAAGACCCTGGCCGGCTTCGACAGTCCGGAAGTGCCGCCGCTGTTGATGGCCAATTGGGCCAGTTACACGCCAACGATGCGGAGCGAGATCGTCGAGGCATTGTTAACGCGGCCTGGCTTTTTGGACCCGTTGTTGTCGGCCATTGAAAGTGGCGGCGTGCCGCGCAGCTATGTCAGCGCCCCGCGCCAAAAACTTCTGCGCGAGCACAAGGATCCGGCCGTGCGCAGCCGAGCCGAGAAGCTGTTCGATGCCGCGCGCGCGGGCGGTCGACAGCCGATCATCGCCAAATACGAACCAGCGCTGAAGCTGTCGGGGGACGCGACCCGCGGATTGACGGTCTATCAGCGCGAGTGCGCCCAGTGTCACCGCTGGCGCGAGCGCGGGTTTGACGTTGGTCCGAACCTGGCCACGATCCAGCATCGCAGCCCGAGCGAACTGCTCGTCGCGATGTTGGACCCGAACCGGGAAGTCGGCCCGAACTTCGTGCAATACATCGCCCAGTTGGACGACGGCCGCGCGGTCACGGGGTTGATCGCCAGCGAGACGCCGACGAGCATCACCTTGAAGCGTCAAGAGAACCAGCAAGAGACGGTGCTGCGGCAGGACATCGACGAGTTGGGAAGCACCGGCGCGTCGCTAATGCCCGAGGGACTCGAGAACAAGTTGACGCCGCAGGACGTGGCGGATGTGATTGCGTTGTTGCGGGGGAGGTGA
- a CDS encoding c-type cytochrome, whose product MLRLFAVTGCARVLAGAIAFVFWGSLAVSARAEGLSPEEALRKFNTAAGFSMELVAAEPMIRQPVAMQFDRRGRMWVIQYLQYPNPAGLKAVKVDNYLRTIYDRVPEPPPKGPKGVDRITILEDTDGDGRADKTKDFISDLNLATGLAIGYGGVFVAQTPYLLFYPDRNRDDVPDGDPEVLLSGFGMEDSHAVLNSLQWGPDGWLYGAQGSTVTAHIGDLTFQQGIWRYHPVTKKFELFAEGGGNTWGVDFDRHGNIIAGTNYGQRAMLHQVQGAYYEKNFGKHGELQNPYAFGYFTHAPYKDFVGGHVTIGGIVYQADAYPYYLRNQYLAANVLSNAINWHRIEVDGSTFKNSHGDQLVTTDDQWFRPVDCTVGPDGQLYIADWYDQRANHVDPRDDWDKSNGRIYRLKYKGVPPAAPFDLDKTPTEALVKMLGHKNDWYVRQARQVLAERKPSEIWPALERDLRGIDEHRALESLWTLYVTGAWDEKLALQALGHGAADVRTWGVRFLGDDRTLTPDERDRLIALAASEQHPTVRSQLACTAKRLNASDGLPIVAAMLRHADDVKDPFIPLLLWWAIEDKATSDREAVLSLFTDPAAWQLPLARQAMIERLARRYCAAGTPADFDSAARLLSLAPSAQDAELVFAGMTEGLQGRRFESPPKQLAAPIAEVWSKGHHTLPLLKLALRVNYQPAHDLALARVADAGTPEKERLVLINLVGQVAGTECVPVLLGVVEQPKASGKVRKEALLALQRFNDPKIATALVKLYPALPADLRSVTRSLLCARAAGAQLLLAEVDGGRMDPKEIGTEELRQIVGLNVADLTRLVEKHWGKMGQATPDEKRAFIHGVKTSLKLAPGNPVAGKEVFTKVCATCHNLFGEGNKIGPELTGADRKNLDFLLTSLVDPSAVIRKDYLLYQALLNDGRSLSGLLVENTPATVTLLDAKNQRTTVDQADIDQLEPAPLSMMPEKLLDPLSAQQVRDLISYIQSAGPPGAAAAAAR is encoded by the coding sequence ATGTTGCGATTATTTGCCGTCACTGGCTGCGCCCGCGTTCTAGCTGGTGCAATCGCGTTTGTGTTCTGGGGCAGCCTCGCCGTCTCGGCCCGGGCCGAGGGCTTGTCCCCCGAGGAAGCTCTGCGCAAGTTCAACACCGCCGCGGGCTTCAGCATGGAACTAGTGGCGGCCGAGCCGATGATCCGCCAGCCGGTGGCCATGCAGTTCGACCGCCGCGGACGGATGTGGGTGATTCAATACCTGCAGTATCCGAACCCCGCCGGGCTCAAGGCGGTGAAGGTCGACAACTACCTGCGGACCATTTACGACCGCGTGCCCGAGCCGCCGCCGAAGGGGCCCAAGGGAGTCGATCGGATCACGATCCTCGAAGACACCGACGGCGATGGCCGCGCGGACAAGACCAAGGATTTCATCAGCGATTTGAATCTGGCCACTGGGCTGGCGATTGGCTACGGCGGCGTGTTCGTCGCCCAGACGCCTTACTTGCTGTTCTATCCCGACCGAAACCGCGACGATGTTCCCGACGGCGATCCCGAAGTGCTGTTGTCAGGCTTCGGCATGGAGGACTCGCACGCGGTGCTCAACTCGCTGCAGTGGGGGCCCGACGGCTGGCTGTACGGCGCGCAAGGAAGCACCGTGACGGCGCACATTGGCGACCTCACCTTTCAGCAAGGCATCTGGCGCTATCACCCAGTGACCAAGAAGTTCGAGCTGTTCGCCGAGGGGGGCGGCAATACCTGGGGCGTCGATTTCGATCGGCACGGCAACATCATTGCCGGCACCAACTACGGCCAGCGGGCCATGTTGCACCAGGTGCAGGGCGCCTACTACGAAAAGAACTTCGGCAAGCACGGCGAGTTGCAAAACCCCTATGCCTTCGGCTATTTCACGCACGCTCCGTACAAGGATTTTGTCGGCGGGCATGTGACGATCGGCGGCATTGTCTACCAGGCCGACGCCTATCCGTATTACCTGCGCAATCAGTATCTGGCCGCGAACGTGTTGTCGAACGCGATCAACTGGCACCGCATCGAGGTCGATGGTTCGACGTTCAAGAACAGCCACGGCGACCAGTTGGTAACGACCGACGATCAATGGTTCCGCCCGGTCGATTGCACCGTCGGGCCGGACGGACAGTTGTACATCGCCGACTGGTACGATCAGCGCGCCAACCACGTCGACCCGCGCGACGACTGGGACAAATCAAACGGACGCATCTATCGCTTAAAGTACAAGGGCGTACCGCCGGCCGCACCGTTCGACTTGGACAAGACGCCGACCGAAGCGCTCGTGAAGATGCTCGGGCACAAGAACGACTGGTACGTTCGCCAGGCGCGGCAAGTGCTGGCCGAGCGCAAGCCGAGCGAGATTTGGCCGGCGCTCGAGCGCGATCTGCGTGGCATCGACGAGCACCGGGCGCTGGAATCGCTCTGGACGTTGTACGTCACCGGGGCGTGGGACGAGAAGCTGGCGCTACAGGCCTTGGGGCACGGCGCCGCGGACGTGCGGACCTGGGGCGTGCGCTTCCTGGGGGACGATCGGACATTGACACCCGACGAACGGGACCGGCTGATCGCGCTCGCCGCCAGCGAGCAGCATCCCACAGTGCGCTCGCAGTTGGCTTGCACCGCCAAGCGGCTGAATGCCAGCGACGGGCTGCCGATCGTGGCGGCCATGCTGCGCCACGCCGACGACGTGAAGGATCCGTTCATTCCACTACTCTTGTGGTGGGCGATCGAGGACAAAGCGACCAGCGATCGGGAAGCGGTGCTCAGCCTGTTCACTGACCCGGCCGCGTGGCAGTTGCCCCTGGCGCGGCAAGCGATGATCGAACGCCTGGCGCGGCGCTATTGCGCCGCTGGCACGCCGGCCGATTTCGATTCGGCGGCCCGGCTGTTGTCGCTGGCCCCCAGCGCGCAAGACGCCGAGCTGGTCTTTGCCGGCATGACCGAAGGGTTGCAAGGTCGCCGCTTCGAATCGCCGCCAAAGCAGTTGGCCGCGCCGATTGCCGAAGTCTGGTCCAAGGGGCATCACACGTTGCCGCTGTTGAAGTTGGCGCTGCGCGTCAATTATCAACCGGCGCACGATCTGGCCTTGGCCCGGGTCGCCGACGCCGGGACGCCCGAGAAGGAACGACTGGTGCTGATCAATCTGGTCGGACAGGTGGCCGGGACGGAATGCGTGCCGGTGCTGTTGGGTGTGGTCGAGCAGCCTAAGGCGTCGGGCAAGGTGCGGAAAGAGGCGCTGTTGGCTCTGCAACGATTCAACGATCCCAAGATCGCCACGGCGCTCGTCAAGTTGTACCCGGCGCTGCCGGCCGACTTGCGCAGCGTGACGCGCAGCCTGTTGTGCGCGCGGGCGGCAGGCGCGCAATTGCTGTTGGCCGAAGTCGACGGCGGGCGGATGGACCCCAAGGAGATCGGCACCGAAGAGTTGCGCCAGATTGTCGGCTTGAACGTCGCCGACCTGACCAGGCTGGTCGAGAAGCATTGGGGCAAGATGGGACAAGCCACGCCCGATGAAAAGCGGGCCTTTATTCACGGGGTGAAGACTTCGCTCAAGCTCGCGCCGGGAAATCCCGTGGCGGGCAAGGAGGTGTTCACCAAGGTTTGCGCCACGTGCCACAATCTGTTTGGCGAAGGGAACAAGATTGGGCCCGAGTTGACCGGCGCCGATCGCAAGAACCTGGACTTCCTGCTGACCAGCCTGGTCGACCCCAGCGCGGTCATCCGCAAGGATTATCTGTTGTACCAGGCGCTGTTGAACGATGGCCGCTCGCTGAGCGGGTTGCTGGTCGAAAACACGCCGGCCACGGTGACCTTGCTCGACGCGAAGAACCAGCGGACCACGGTTGACCAGGCCGATATCGACCAGTTGGAGCCGGCGCCGTTGTCGATGATGCCGGAAAAACTGCTCGATCCGCTCTCAGCCCAGCAAGTCCGCGACCTGATCAGCTATATTCAAAGCGCGGGGCCGCCCGGCGCGGCCGCCGCCGCGGCGCGCTGA
- a CDS encoding sulfatase, whose protein sequence is MSPVLARRPAAPRRQSGFTWRVLLGLAAMLLVARVTPAAETPNVVLIVSDDQGSDDYSFLGHPHIRTPRLDRLASESLTFRNAYSPCSLCRPSLVTMLTGLYPHQHAITSNDPPLPGDKKRNAEKDPTFLAQRQQMIAKLDACATLPGLLGKLNYASFQTGKWWEGDFRRGRFTAGMSLGGRHGDAGLDIGRKTMQPMYDFIDASVAARQPFFLWYAPMLPHTPHDPPAELLAKYLPLAPNEAVAKYWANVERFDTTCGELLDFLDQRKLSDNTLVIYVTDNGWIQSPTVNKYAARSKQSQYDGGLRTPLMLRWPGHIKPAKSDQRVLTIDIAPTVLKIVGLDRMPTMQGVDLLDASARDERRTIYGECFTHNAVDVNVPSRNLRWRWCIANNLKLIVPQPSNEEGPIELYDLTKDPGETTNLAHIEPKRVAELRESLDAWWPATEPATGASR, encoded by the coding sequence ATGTCACCGGTTCTCGCCCGTCGTCCCGCCGCGCCGCGCCGACAAAGTGGATTCACTTGGCGAGTGTTGCTCGGCCTGGCGGCAATGCTGCTCGTCGCGCGCGTGACCCCGGCCGCCGAGACGCCCAACGTCGTGCTGATCGTCTCGGACGATCAAGGGAGTGACGACTACAGCTTTCTGGGCCACCCACACATTCGCACACCGCGGCTCGATCGGTTGGCCAGCGAGAGCCTGACCTTTCGCAACGCCTACTCGCCGTGCAGCCTCTGTCGACCCAGTCTGGTGACGATGCTCACCGGGCTATACCCCCATCAGCACGCCATCACCAGCAACGACCCTCCCTTACCTGGTGATAAAAAACGCAACGCCGAGAAAGACCCCACCTTCCTGGCTCAGCGTCAGCAAATGATCGCCAAGCTCGACGCCTGTGCCACGCTGCCGGGGTTGCTGGGCAAGCTGAACTACGCGAGCTTTCAGACCGGCAAGTGGTGGGAAGGCGACTTCCGCCGCGGGCGTTTCACCGCCGGCATGAGCCTGGGTGGCCGGCATGGCGACGCCGGCCTCGACATCGGCCGCAAGACCATGCAACCGATGTACGATTTCATCGACGCGAGCGTCGCCGCCCGGCAACCGTTCTTCCTCTGGTACGCGCCGATGTTGCCCCACACGCCGCACGACCCGCCGGCCGAACTGTTGGCCAAGTATTTGCCGCTGGCACCGAACGAAGCGGTGGCCAAGTATTGGGCCAACGTCGAGCGCTTCGACACGACCTGCGGCGAGTTGCTCGACTTTCTGGACCAGCGCAAGCTAAGCGACAACACTCTGGTGATCTACGTCACCGACAATGGCTGGATTCAATCGCCCACGGTGAATAAGTACGCCGCTCGCTCCAAGCAATCGCAATACGACGGCGGCTTGCGCACGCCGTTGATGCTGCGCTGGCCGGGGCACATCAAGCCCGCGAAGAGCGACCAGCGGGTGTTGACGATCGACATCGCGCCGACCGTGCTCAAGATCGTCGGCCTCGACCGCATGCCGACCATGCAAGGAGTCGACTTGCTCGACGCCTCGGCCCGTGACGAGCGGCGCACGATCTACGGCGAATGCTTCACCCACAATGCGGTCGACGTCAATGTGCCCAGCCGGAATCTGCGCTGGCGGTGGTGCATTGCGAACAACCTGAAGCTGATCGTTCCGCAACCGTCGAACGAAGAAGGCCCTATCGAACTGTACGATCTGACCAAGGATCCCGGCGAGACGACCAACCTGGCGCACATCGAGCCGAAACGAGTGGCGGAACTGCGCGAATCGCTCGACGCCTGGTGGCCCGCCACCGAACCGGCAACAGGAGCGTCGCGATGA
- a CDS encoding cation:proton antiporter, whose protein sequence is MLAGAVVAFLVIRHFGEQLAPPVAATTVEAASTATAKSAGTPAAKALSKGEVLFHVLLALAAVMATGQVLGFVFKYLHQPPVIGEVVAGILLGPSLLGRISPDVAAYVLPPSVAPYLGVIAQLGVILYMFTVGLELNADLLRERGHATVAISHASIVLPFVLGSALALLIFTQLAPAGVPFTSFALFMGISMSVTAFPVLARILGDRQMTKTELGVLALTCAATDDVTAWCLLALVVGLAGATFGSALATILLAVAFIALMFLVVRPLLVRLIPPDRGQAISRVVVASVLAAVFLSALVTEWIGVHAIFGAFLLGAVIPHDSAIAREMIGKLEDLVAAALLPAFFAFTGMRTQIGLVAGAEQWLWVAAIIVVATLGKFGGSAAAARLTGLNWRDATALGVLMNTRGLMELIVLNIGLDMNVISPTLFAMMVLMALVTTIATSPALALLGIRGAASR, encoded by the coding sequence ATGCTGGCCGGCGCGGTCGTGGCGTTCCTGGTGATTCGCCACTTCGGCGAGCAGCTTGCTCCGCCCGTGGCCGCGACGACGGTCGAGGCGGCATCGACCGCGACGGCCAAGAGCGCCGGTACTCCGGCCGCAAAGGCGCTGAGCAAAGGGGAAGTCCTGTTCCACGTCCTGCTGGCTTTGGCGGCGGTGATGGCCACGGGACAAGTGCTGGGCTTCGTCTTCAAATACTTGCACCAGCCGCCGGTCATCGGCGAAGTCGTGGCCGGCATCTTGCTGGGGCCGTCGTTGCTCGGACGGATTTCACCGGACGTGGCGGCGTACGTCCTGCCGCCGTCGGTCGCGCCTTACCTGGGTGTGATCGCGCAACTGGGCGTGATCCTCTACATGTTCACCGTCGGGCTCGAGCTGAACGCCGACCTGCTGCGCGAGCGTGGACATGCCACCGTGGCGATCTCGCACGCCAGTATTGTCTTGCCGTTCGTGCTCGGTTCGGCGCTGGCGTTGTTGATCTTCACGCAACTGGCGCCGGCCGGCGTGCCGTTCACGTCGTTCGCGCTGTTCATGGGTATTTCCATGTCGGTCACGGCGTTTCCCGTGTTGGCCCGAATTCTCGGCGACCGGCAAATGACCAAGACCGAACTCGGCGTGCTGGCCCTGACCTGTGCCGCGACCGACGACGTGACGGCCTGGTGCTTGTTGGCGCTGGTCGTCGGTTTGGCCGGGGCAACCTTTGGTTCGGCGCTGGCGACCATTCTGCTGGCCGTGGCGTTCATCGCGCTGATGTTTCTGGTGGTGCGGCCGCTATTGGTTCGTTTGATTCCCCCCGACCGCGGGCAAGCGATCTCGCGAGTCGTCGTCGCCAGCGTGCTGGCGGCAGTGTTCCTGTCGGCGCTGGTCACCGAATGGATTGGTGTTCACGCGATCTTCGGCGCGTTCTTGCTCGGCGCGGTCATTCCGCACGACAGCGCCATCGCCCGCGAGATGATCGGAAAACTCGAAGACCTGGTGGCCGCGGCCCTGCTGCCGGCGTTTTTCGCCTTTACGGGCATGCGCACGCAAATCGGCCTGGTCGCGGGGGCCGAGCAATGGCTGTGGGTCGCGGCGATCATCGTGGTGGCCACGCTCGGCAAGTTCGGCGGCTCGGCCGCCGCGGCGCGGCTTACCGGGTTGAACTGGCGCGACGCCACGGCGCTCGGCGTGTTGATGAACACCCGCGGGCTGATGGAGTTGATCGTGCTCAACATCGGCCTCGATATGAACGTCATTTCACCGACGCTGTTCGCGATGATGGTGCTGATGGCGCTGGTAACGACGATCGCCACCTCGCCGGCGCTGGCCCTGTTGGGCATCCGTGGAGCCGCGTCGCGTTGA
- a CDS encoding amidohydrolase family protein, with the protein MIWDLHCHLNGLDGRTPGERMARLVEIADRMGIERMCVYMGWPFSQDPSPARLREENDMVLTALEHWHDRAFGFVYVSAKHVETSLAEIDRCVANGPMVGIKLWVARHCNEVEIDPIIRRAAELKAVIFQHTWAKTDGTQYAGESTPAELVAMARRHPDVKFICGHTGGTWEIGVRTVRDEKNVLVDLAGSDPTNGLTEMAVRELGHERVIYGSDAAGRSFASQLAKVRGARVSDAAKRAIFRDNLRNLMLPILRDKGVKA; encoded by the coding sequence ATGATCTGGGATCTGCATTGCCACTTGAACGGGCTGGACGGGCGCACGCCGGGCGAGCGAATGGCCAGGCTGGTCGAGATTGCCGACCGGATGGGCATCGAGCGAATGTGCGTCTACATGGGCTGGCCGTTCAGCCAGGATCCCAGCCCGGCCCGGCTGCGCGAAGAGAACGACATGGTGCTCACGGCGCTCGAACACTGGCACGATCGGGCGTTCGGATTCGTCTATGTCAGCGCCAAGCACGTCGAAACCAGCCTGGCCGAGATCGACCGTTGCGTGGCCAATGGCCCGATGGTCGGCATCAAGCTGTGGGTGGCGCGTCACTGCAACGAAGTCGAGATCGATCCGATCATCCGCCGCGCGGCCGAGTTGAAGGCCGTCATCTTTCAACACACCTGGGCCAAGACCGACGGCACCCAATACGCGGGCGAATCGACGCCAGCAGAATTGGTGGCGATGGCCCGGCGGCATCCCGACGTGAAGTTTATCTGTGGCCACACCGGCGGCACGTGGGAGATTGGCGTTCGCACCGTACGTGACGAAAAGAACGTGCTGGTCGATCTGGCTGGGTCCGACCCGACGAATGGCCTTACCGAAATGGCCGTCCGCGAATTGGGGCACGAGCGGGTCATTTACGGCAGCGACGCCGCCGGCCGCAGCTTTGCCTCGCAACTGGCCAAGGTCCGCGGCGCGCGTGTTTCGGACGCGGCCAAACGCGCCATCTTCCGCGACAACTTGCGAAACCTGATGTTGCCAATCCTGCGCGACAAGGGGGTCAAGGCATGA
- a CDS encoding amidohydrolase family protein, producing MKPIIDTNVYLGSWPFRRLYGSRLDELLEKLRASGTVQAWAGSYDGLWQRDLADVNEQLAKTCAGVADKLLVPFGAVNPTLPNWQDDVRRCHELHKMPGIRLNPNYHGYKLDAPEFAELLAEAERRGLIVQIALSMEDERTQPALARAPHVDATGLGKLLAATPKLRVVILNGFRAMRIEQASKLATAGQVWFDIAMLESVEGVSKLIAAVGLDRIVFGSHFPFFYYESAVLKLQESALAHEAWAAVAEKNARALLAQSA from the coding sequence ATGAAGCCGATCATCGATACGAACGTGTACCTGGGCTCGTGGCCGTTCCGCCGCTTGTACGGCAGCCGGCTTGATGAGTTGCTCGAGAAGTTGCGCGCCTCGGGCACGGTCCAAGCCTGGGCCGGCAGCTACGACGGGCTGTGGCAGCGCGACCTGGCGGACGTCAATGAACAGTTGGCCAAGACCTGCGCCGGCGTGGCCGACAAGTTGCTGGTGCCGTTCGGCGCGGTGAACCCGACGTTGCCCAACTGGCAAGACGACGTCCGCCGCTGCCACGAATTGCACAAGATGCCGGGCATTCGGCTCAATCCTAATTACCACGGCTACAAGCTCGACGCGCCGGAGTTCGCCGAATTATTGGCCGAGGCCGAGCGCCGCGGCCTGATCGTGCAGATCGCGCTCAGCATGGAAGACGAGCGCACTCAGCCGGCGCTGGCCCGAGCGCCGCACGTCGACGCGACGGGACTCGGCAAGCTGCTGGCGGCGACGCCGAAGCTGCGGGTGGTGATCTTGAACGGCTTTCGCGCCATGCGAATCGAACAGGCGTCAAAGCTGGCCACGGCCGGCCAGGTCTGGTTCGACATCGCCATGTTGGAGAGCGTTGAGGGAGTGTCGAAACTAATCGCCGCGGTCGGGCTCGATCGGATCGTGTTCGGCTCGCATTTCCCGTTTTTCTATTACGAATCAGCGGTGCTAAAGTTGCAGGAGTCGGCGCTGGCCCACGAGGCTTGGGCCGCCGTGGCCGAGAAGAACGCCCGGGCACTCTTGGCACAGTCGGCCTAA